In the Panthera uncia isolate 11264 chromosome D2, Puncia_PCG_1.0, whole genome shotgun sequence genome, one interval contains:
- the ZRANB1 gene encoding ubiquitin thioesterase ZRANB1 isoform X5, with protein MLAILLTEVSQQAAKCIPAMVCPELTEQIRREIAASLHQRKGDFACYFLTDLVTFTLPADIEDLPPTVQEKLFDEVLDRDVQKELEEESPIINWSLELATRLDSRLYALWNRTAGDCLLDSVLQATWGIYDKDSVLRKALHDSLHDCSHWFYTRWKDWESWYSQSFGLHFSLREEQWQEDWAFILSLASQPGASLEQTHIFVLAHILRRPIIVYGVKYYKSFRGETLGYTRFQGVYLPLLWEQSFCWKSPIALGYTRGHFSALVAMENDGYGNRGAGANLNTDDDVTVTFLPLVDSERKLLHVHFLSAQELGNEEQQEKLLREWLDCCVTEGGVLVALQKSSRRRNHPLVTHMVEKWLDRYRQIRPRTSLSDGEEDDDDEDE; from the exons ATGCTAGCAATATTGCTTACAGAG gTGTCTCAACAAGCAGCCAAGTGTATTCCTGCAATGGTGTGTCCCGAACTGACAGAACAAATCCGGCGAGAGATCGCTGCCTCTCTTCATCAGAGAAAGGGGGATTTTGCTTGCTATTTTCTCACTGACCTTGTAACATTTACGTTGCCAGCAG atattgaaGACTTGCCTCCAACAGtccaagaaaaattatttgatgagGTGCTCGATAGAGATGTTCAGAAAG AGTTAGAAGAAGAATCTCCAATTATAAACTGGTCTTTGGAGTTGGCTACCCGTTTGGACAGTCGACTGTATGCGCTTTGGAACCGGACCGCAGGAGACTGCTTACTTGATTCAGTGCTACAAGCTACCTGGGGCATTTATGACAAGGACTCGGTGCTTCGGAAAGCCCTGCATGACAGCCTGCATGACTGTTCACATTG GTTTTACACACGTTGGAAAGATTGGGAATCGTGGTATTCTCAGAGCTTTGGTTTACATTTCTCCTTGAGGGAAGAACAGTGGCAAGAAGACTGGGCATTCATACTGTCTCTTGCCAGCCAG CCTGGAGCAAGCTTGGAACAGACGCACATTTTTGTACTTGCACATATTCTTAGACGACCAATTATAGTTTATGGAGtgaaatattataaaagtttCCGGGGAGAAACTTTAGGATATACTCGGTTTCAAG GTGTTTATTTGCCTTTGTTGTGGGAACAGAGTTTTTGCTGGAAAAGTCCGATCGCTCTGGGCTATACAAGGGGCCACTTCTCTGCTTTGGTTGCCATGGAAAATGATGGCTACGGCAACCGAGGTGCTGGTGCTAACCTGAACACGGACGACGACGTCACTGTCACGTTCTTGCCTCTGGTGGACAGCGAGAGGAAGTTACTGCACGTGCACTTTCTTTCTGCTCAGGAG CTAGGTAACGAGGAGCAGCAGGAGAAGCTACTCCGGGAGTGGCTGGACTGCTGTGTGACCGAGGGCGGCGTGCTGGTGGCCCTGCAAAAGAGCTCTCGGCGGCGCAACCACCCGCTGGTCACGCACATGGTGGAGAAGTGGCTCGACCGCTACAGACAGATCCGGCCTCGTACCTCCCTGTCCGACGGAGAGGAAGACGACGACGATGAAGATGAATGA